A section of the Primulina eburnea isolate SZY01 chromosome 1, ASM2296580v1, whole genome shotgun sequence genome encodes:
- the LOC140831844 gene encoding protein SPIRRIG isoform X2, whose amino-acid sequence MFGKSSGGKTMKWASLLKDLKDKVGLSQAPSSTSSSPSSSPFKDSSNNVNNILPSGQDISSSPSRDKHELELQFKSYWEEFRSSSSEKEKEKALNWTVEMFCRLVKKHTNVAQLITMLVETHIFSFVVGRAFVTDIEKLKLSSKARALEVDKLLLYFSETTKDGIRPGANLLRAVEALVSGPIDKQSFLDSGILSCLIHVLYALLSPDGDGQRQKLNNNDELLFTEEIHDAENRPVRRLEVEGSVVHIMKALASHPSAPQSLIEDNSLQLLCQMVANGSSVVFSQFKHGLVPLHAIQLHRHAMQILGLLLANDNGSTSKYIRKHHLIKVLLMAVKDFNPECGDPAYTMGIVDLLLECVELSYRPEAGVIRLREDIHNAHGYQFLVQFALTLSKNQAGQTSCSKYLSEDGHVLDGSQAVGRLEMKKPEEKEENDSSHSLSPTLCRLLDVIVNLAQTGPSGSPDSVGVKASKNSHTKPNGHGRSRTSSSDRIADEVWEKDNDKVKDLEAIQMLQDILIKAESRELQAEVLNRMFKIFSSHLENYKLCQQLRTVPLLILNMAGFPSSLQEIILKILEYAVTVVNIIPEQELLSLCCLLQQPITSELKNTILSFFVKLLSFDQQYKKILREVGVLEVLLDDLKQHRFLLGPEELTGDHDHLERKSNSSSFKKHLDSKDAILSSPKLLESGSGKFPLFEIETTIAVAWDCLVYLLKKAEPNQASFRSANGVTITLPFLASDIHRPGVLRLLSCLVIEDVKQAHPEELGAIVEVLKSGMVTSALGSQYSLHIDAKCDTFGALWRILGANGSAQRVFGESTGFSLLLTTLHSFQNDQEQNNRTSTNVLIKLFTYMLRVMTAGVSENAINRSKLHVILSSHSFYDLLSESGIICVECEHQVIQLLLELALEVVLPPFPVSEAATVSGNVENESSSFLFITPSGPFAPDKERVYNAAAVRVLLRALLLFTPKVQLELLNLIEKLARGSSFNWENLSSVGCVELLLEKVQPFMSSSLPLVSHALKIVEVLGAYRLSVSELRILLRYILQMRLAGPGSSLFSMMERLILSQGMGSEDVSLAPIVEFNMSKIGHASIQVPLGERSWPPAAGYSFVCWFQYRNLLKSHVRETEAPKYGYSKRHSMANGQQLGSQTLRIFSVGAVDNGSTFYAELLLQDDGVLTLSTSNSSSLTCTGLEMEEGRWHHLAVVHSKPNALAGLFQASIAYVYLNGKLRHTGKLGYSLSPAGKSLQVTIGTPSSYARISDMSWSLRSCYLFEEVLLPGSICFMYILGRGYRGLFQDTNLLQFVPNQACGGGSMAILDSLDTDLPLTSNMQKYESAGKQVVSKVNHSGFVWDSEKLRSLSLQLWGKKLIFAFDGTSTELFRASGTLSMLNLVDPLSAAASPIGGIPRFGRLFGDIHVCKQCIIGDSIRPIGGMAVVLALVEASESRDMLHMSLTLLACALHQNPQNVRDMQKYRGYHLLSLFLHRRMSLFDMKALEIFFKIAACEASFSEPRKLGIVPSSLSPVATISESSFEDLSLSKFRDEFSSVGSHGEMDDFSAPKDSYSHVSELENSDIPTETSNCIVLSNADMVEHVLLDWTLWVTAPVPVQISLLGFLEHLVSMHWYRNHNLTILRRINLVQHLLVTMQRGDVEVAVLEKLVVLLGVILEDGFLPSELELVVRFVIMTFDPPELLSHNHISRESMGKHVIVRNMLLEMLIDLQVTIQSEELLEQWHKIVSSKLITYFLDEAVHPTSMRWIMTLLGVCLASSSTFALKFRSSGGYQGLTRVLPSFYDSPDIYYIQFCLIFGKPVYPRLPEVRMLDFHALMPSDSSYGELKFVELLETIIAMAKSTFDRLVMQSMLAHQTGNLSQAGARLVAELVDGHVDVAGELQGEALMHKTYAARLMGGEASAPAAATSVLRFMVDLAKMCPPFSAVCRRAEFLEGCVDLYFSCVRAAQAVRIAKELTSKTEDKNLNDSDDTSSSQNTFSSLPQENEQSAKTSISIGSFPQAHVSASSEDMSIIQNKMVTEKLEVDDTGTHQELDNLEKLMKEDIDALGNVDVETMDQVSNDTSGSNEFNFRDMRSTSDNVHQNDSLSSASFPIPESPILSERSNSRIPLSPLSSPVFALTSWLGGGSRNDSKFKSTSTPSMESFMSVNEMDSSSDLTSNTQPQNASHTLFSISSKLLLEVDDSGYGGGPCSAGATAVLDLMAEVLSDFLTEQMKAASVIETILESVPLYADSDSVLVFQGLCLTRLMNFLERRLLRDDEENEKKLDKSRWSLNLDSLSWMIVDRVYMGAFSRPAGVLKTLEFLLSMLQLANKDGRIEEAIPAGKGLLSIGRGNRQLDTYIHALFKNVNRMILFCFLPSFLVTIGENDLFSRLGLQNEQKKRFLFYPSLEDGGIDIFTVLQLLIAHRRIVFCPSNLDTDLNCCLCINLISLLYDHRQNAKNAAVDILKYLLVHRRVALEEFLVSKPNQGPSLDVLHGGFDKLLTEKLSAFFDWLKSSESTVNKVLEHCAIIMWVQYIAGSAKFPGVRIKGMDSRRKREMGRKIKDISKLEQKHWEQVTERRIALELVRDAMATELRVIRQDKYGWVLHAESEWQSNLQQLVHERGIFPYSKSSMEGEELEWQLCPIEGPYRMRKKLHRSKLKINTIQNVLNGQFDLGEGELSKEKTDDEHHGSDTESDSFFNLLADKSKNESFDSELYDEPTLKESDDVRDIAFTGIGWNDDQESSINEGSLYSALELGVQSSAVSTQKAESVRGKSDLGSSARIDDARGSDDKSGKDLNDNGEYLIRPYLEPLERIKYKYNCERVVGLDKHDGIFLIGELSLYVIENFYIDESGCICEKESEDDISVIDQALGVKKDLSCSMDSHSKSTSSWDATVKAFTGGRAWAYNGGAWGKEKVCTSGNVPHHWRMWKLDSVHELLKRDYQLRPVAIEIFSMDGCNDLLVFHKKEREEVFRNLVAMNLPRNSILDATISGSTKQENNEGSRLFKVMAKSFSKRWQNGEISNFQYIMHLNTLAGRGYSDLTQYPVFPWVLADYESEKLNLLNPKTFRKLERPMGCQTLEGEEEFRKRYETWDDPEVPKFHYGSHYSSAGIVLFYLLRLPPFSIENQKLQGGQFDHADRLFNSIRETWLSAAGKSNTSDVKELVPEFFYMPEFLQNKFNLDLGEKQSGEKVGDVVLPPWANGSTFEFIRKHREALESDYVSENLHHWIDLIFGYKQRGKAAEAAVNVFYHYTYEGSVDIDSVTDPAMKASILAQINHFGQTPKQLFLKPHVKRRTDRKLVPHPLKHSTLLVPHEIRKSSSSISQIVTFGDKILVAGANSLLKPRTYTKYVAWGFPDRSFRFMSYDQDKLLSTHENLHGGNQIQCVSASLDGQVLVTGADDGLVCVWRIEKDGPRVIRHLQLEKALCGHTGKITCIRVSQPYMMVVSGSDDCTIILWDLSSLVFVRQLPEFPSPISAVYVNDLTGEIVTAAGVVLAVWSINGDCLAVVNTSQLPSDFIVSVAGCNFSDWQDTNWFVSGHQSGAVKVWKMVHTSSEESSQSKPSSNPTGGLRLGDKVPEYRLILHKILKSHKFPVTALHISNDLKQFLSGDSGGHLFSWILPDENLRSSMNQG is encoded by the exons atgttcggGAAATCCAGTGGGGGAAAAACGATGAAATGGGCATCATTACTTAAAGACTTGAAAGATAAAGTCGGTCTTTCCCAGGCTCCTTCGTCAACTTCTTCATCTCCATCATCTTCGCCGTTCAAAGATAGCAGCAACAATGTCAACAATATCCTGCCGTCCGGCCAAGACATTTCGTCTTCGCCCTCAAG AGACAAACATGAATTGGAATTGCAATTCAAGAGCTATTGGGAAGAGTTTCGGTCATCTAGTTCTGAAAAG GAAAAAGAAAAGGCCTTGAATTGGACTGTAGAAATGTTCTGTAGATTAGTGAAGAAGCACACAAATGTTGCTCAGTTGATTACCAT GTTAGTAGAGAcacatatattttcttttgttgtGGGGAGGGCATTTGTAACAGATATTGAAAAGCTGAAGCTCAGCAGTAAAGCAAGAGCATTGGAAGTTGATAAACTTTTATTATATTTCTCGGAAACCACAAAG GATGGTATCAGACCAGGTGCAAATCTATTACGTGCTGTTGAAGCCCTCGTATCTGGG CCAATTGATAAACAATCGTTCCTTGATTCTGGGATTTTAAGCTGTCTCATTCATGTCTTATATGCTCTTCTTTCTCCTGATGGGGATGGTCAGAGGCAGAAACTGAATAATAATGACGAGTTGCTATTCACAGAGGAAATTCATGATGCTGAAAACAGACCAGTCCGCCGTCTTGAG GTTGAGGGAAGTGTTGTACATATCATGAAAGCACTGGCTAGCCATCCATCAGCTCCTCAAAGTTTGATAGAGGATAATTCACTTCAATTATTGTGTCAAATGGTTGCCAATGGTTCCTCAGTTGTGTTTTCTCAATTCAAGCATGGTCTTGTTCCATTACATGCCATTCAGCTTCACAGACATGCTATGCAg ATTCTTGGTCTGCTTTTGGCTAATGACAATGGCAGCACATCCAAGTATATACGGAAGCATCATCTG ATAAAAGTGCTTTTAATGGCGGTTAAGGATTTTAATCCTGAATGTGGGGATCCTGCCTACACTATGGGCATCGTGGATTTGCTTCTTGAATGTGTTGAATTGTCATATAGACCTG AGGCTGGTGTTATAAGACTCAGGGAGGATATTCATAATGCTCATGGTTATCAATTCTTGGTCCAATTTGCTTTGACACTGTCAAAGAACCAAGCTGGTCAGACTTCTTGTTCCAAATATCTTTCTGAAGATGGTCATGTTTTGGATGGTTCACAAGCAGTTGGCAGGCTGGAGATGAAGAAACCAGAAGAAAAGGAAGAAAATGATTCATCACACAGTCTCTCCCCCACACTTTGTAGGCTTCTTGATGTCATTGTTAATTTGGCCCAAACAGGACCCTCAGGTTCTCCTGATTCGGTTGGTGTAAAAGCTTCAAAAAATTCTCACACAAAGCCTAATGGACATGGCAGAAGTCGTACATCATCCTCTGACCGAATAGCTGATGAAGTTTGGGAGAAGGATAACGACAAAGTCAAAGATTTAGAAGCTATTCAAATGTTGCAGGACATTTTAATCAAAGCGGAAAGTAGAGAATTACAGGCAGAAGTATTAAATAgaatgtttaaaattttttccaGTCATCTTGAAAACTATAAGTTGTGCCAACAGTTGAGAACTGTGCCTCTCTTGATTCTCAATATGGCCGGTTTTCCTTCATCTCTGCAAGAGATAATCTTGAAAATCCTTGAATATGCAGTAACTGTTGTGAATATTATTCCTGAGCAAGAGTTGCTTTCACTTTGCTGCTTGCTTCAGCAACCAATTACTTCTGAATTAAAGAACACGATACTGTCTTTTTTCGTAAAACTTTTATCATTTGACCAACAATACAAGAAAATACTAAGAGAAGTTGGTGTACTGGAGGTTCTGTTAGATGATCTGAAGCAGCACAGATTTCTACTTGGCCCCGAGGAGCTCACTGGTGACCATGATCATTTGGAGAGAAAGAGTAATTCCAGCAGCTTCAAGAAGCACTTGGATAGCAAAGATGCAATTCTTTCTTCTCCAAAACTCTTGGAATCTGGTTCCGGAAAATTCCCACTGTTCGAAATAGAGACCACTATAGCAGTTGCTTGGGATTGTTTGGTATACTTATTGAAGAAAGCAGAACCCAATCAAGCATCATTTCGCTCTGCTAATGGCGTAACTATCACGCTGCCTTTTTTGGCATCTGATATACATCGTCCTGGTGTTCTGCGGTTGTTGTCATGCTTGGTTATTGAGGATGTCAAACAG GCTCATCCAGAAGAATTGGGGGCAATTGTTGAAGTTCTTAAAAGCGGGATGGTTACAAGTGCTCTGGGATCCCAATACTCCCTTCATATTGATGCAAAATGTGATACTTTTGGAGCCTTGTGGCGCATATTAGGGGCTAATGGTTCGGCACAGAGGGTTTTTGGTGAATCAACTGGGTTTTCTCTTTTATTGACCACCCTTCATTCTTTTCAAAATgaccaagaacaaaacaatcgAACTTCTACAAATGTTTTAATTAAGCTGTTCACGTACATGCTGCGGGTTATGACAGCTGGTGTTAGTGAAAATGCTATTAATCGATCAAAGTTGCATGTAATTCTGTCATCACATAGCTTTTATGATCTTCTTTCCGAGTCTGGTATAATTTGCGTTGAATGTGAACACCAAGTCATACAATTGTTGCTGGAACTTGCTCTAGAGGTAGTGCTTCCACCATTTCCTGTGTCCGAAGCTGCAACAGTATCTGGTAACGTTGAAAATGAGTCATCAAGTTTTCTTTTCATCACACCATCGGGACCTTTCGCTCCTGATAAGGAACGTGTGTATAATGCTGCTGCTGTCAGAGTACTCCTACGTGCTTTACTGCTCTTTACTCCAAAAGTGCAATTAGAATTGTTAAATCTCATTGAAAAACTTGCTCGTGGAAGTTCTTTCAATTGGGAAAATCTCAGTTCTGTAG GTTGTGTGGAACTTCTATTGGAGAAAGTACAACCTTTCATGTCTAGCTCTCTACCTTTGGTTTCTCATGCGCTGAAGATAGTGGAAGTTCTTGGTGCCTACAG GCTATCAGTATCAGAACTTAGAATTTTACTTAGGTATATTTTGCAAATGAGGCTGGCGGGTCCCGGCTCTTCTCTTTTTTCAATGATGGAAAGATTGATTCTCTCTCAGGGTATGGGCTCAGAAGATGTTTCTCTTGCCCCCATTGTAGAGTTTAACATGAGCAAGATCGGACATGCTTCCATTCAAGTACCATTAGGGGAAAGGTCATGGCCCCCTGCTGCTGGttattcttttgtttgttggtTCCAATACAGAAATCTGTTAAAATCACATGTCAGGGAGACCGAAGCACCCAAATATGGATATTCTAAAAGGCATAGCATGGCTAATGGGCAACAACTTGGATCTCAGACTCTACGAATTTTTTCTGTTGGTGCTGTAGATAATGGAAGCACATTTTACGCCGAACTTCTTTTGCAGGATGATGGGGTTCTTACCCTTTCAACCAGTAActcctcctccttgacttgTACTGGGTTAGAAATGGAGGAAGGTCGGTGGCATCACCTAGCAGTTGTGCACAGCAAACCAAATGCCTTGGCTGGATTATTTCAAGCAAGTATCGCTTATGTGTATCTCAATGGTAAGCTACGACACACTGGGAAACTTGGATACTCTCTGTCTCCTGCTGGAAAGTCTCTGCAGGTAACAATTGGGACACCGAGTTCTTATGCAAGGATAAGTGATATGTCATGGAGTCTCAGGTCATGCTATCTTTTTGAGGAGGTGCTATTGCCAGGTTCTATATGTTTTATGTACATTCTTGGGAGAGGATATAGGGGCCTTTTTCAAGACACCAATCTTCTACAATTTGTTCCAAATCAGGCATGTGGTGGGGGCAGTATGGCCATCTTAGATTCTTTAGACACCGATCTGCCTTTGACCTCTAATATGCAGAAGTATGAGAGTGCTGGCAAGCAAGTTGTCTCTAAGGTGAATCATAGTGGATTTGTCTGGGATTCTGAAAAGTTGCGAAGTCTCTCACTGCAATTATGGGGTAAAAAACTGATATTTGCATTTGATGGAACAAGCACAGAATTATTCCGAGCATCTGGAACTTTATCCATGCTTAATCTAGTCGATCCACTTTCAGCTGCTGCTTCTCCTATTGGGG GCATACCACGTTTCGGTAGACTTTTTGGAGATATCCATGTTTGCAAGCAATGTATCATTGGCGACTCTATCCGTCCAATTGGCGGCATGGCTGTAGTCCTTGCACTAGTTGAAGCATCTGAATCAAGGGACATGCTTCACATGTCCTTGACATTACTTGCATGTGCTCTTCATCAGAACCCACAGAATGTGAGAGACATGCAGAAGTACAGAGGATACCACTTGCTATCTCTATTTCTTCATCGCAGAATGTCATTGTTTGACATGAAAGCACTTGAGATCTTTTTTAAAATTGCTGCCTGCGAGGCTTCTTTCTCTGAACCTAGAAAACTTGGAATTGTGCCAAGCTCTCTGTCACCTGTTGCCACAATTAGTGAATCAAGCTTTGAAGATCTTAGTTTGTCCAAGTTCCGTGATGAATTTTCATCTGTTGGTTCTCACGGAGaaatggatgatttttctgcaCCAAAAGATTCGTACAGTCATGTTTCAGAGCTGGAAAATTCAGACATACCAACTGAGACTTCTAATTGCATTGTTCTGTCAAATGCTGACATGGTTGAGCACGTCTTATTGGATTGGACCCTTTGGGTTACAGCTCCAGTCCCAGTTCAAATTTCTTTACTTGGTTTTCTTGAGCATCTTGTCTCAATGCATTGGTATCGCAATCATAACCTTACAATACTTCGTAGGATTAACCTTGTTCAACACTTGCTTGTAACCATGCAGAGAGGTGATGTTGAAGTGGCAGTATTAGAAAAATTAGTTGTGTTGCTCGGTGTAATTTTGGAGGATGGATTTTTACCTTCTGAATTGGAACTTGTGGTAAGGTTTGTGATTATGACATTTGATCCACCTGAACTATTGTCGCATAATCATATTTCTCGAGAATCAATGGGGAAGCATGTAATTGTAAGAAATATGTTGCTAGAGATGCTAATTGATCTCCAGGTGACCATTCAATCAGAAGAGTTACTTGAACAGTGGCATAAAATTGTTTCATCAAAATTAATTACATATTTTCTGGATGAAGCAGTTCATCCGACGAGTATGAGATGGATCATGACTCTTCTAGGTGTATGCCTTGCATCTTCTTCTACATTTGCACTTAAATTCCGCTCAAGTGGAGGGTATCAAGGTTTAACGAGGGTGCTTCCTAGTTTCTATGATTCTCCTGATATCTATTACATTCAGTTTTGTCTAATATTTGGAAAGCCGGTATATCCAAGATTACCAGAAGTTCGCATGCTCGATTTTCACGCTCTCATGCCAAGTGACAGTAGCTATGGAGAGTTAAAATTTGTTGAACTTCTGGAAACCATTATTGCTATGGCAAAATCAACATTTGACCGGTTGGTTATGCAGTCAATGCTTGCACATCAAACTGGCAATCTTTCTCAGGCTGGTGCTAGGCTTGTGGCAGAGCTTGTAGATGGACATGTTGACGTAGCTGGAGAGCTCCAAGGCGAAGCTTTGATGCACAAAACTTATGCTGCTCGTTTGATGGGTGGAGAGGCGTCAGCACCCGCTGCGGCTACTTCAGTTCTGAGATTTATGGTTGATCTTGCCAAAATGTGTCCTCCATTTTCAGCTGTCTGCAGACGAGCTGAATTTCTTGAGGGTTGCGTTGACCTCTATTTTTCTTGTGTCAG GGCTGCCCAAGCTGTGAGGATTGCCAAAGAACTCACGTCGAAAACTGAAGACAAGAATTTGAATGACTCTGATGATACTAGTAGCTCCCAGAATACATTTTCTAGCTTGCCTCAAGAAAATGAGCAGTCAGCCAAGACCTCTATTAGCATAGGGAGCTTTCCGCAGGCACATGTTAGCGCTAGTTCTGAAGATATGTCTATCATCCAAAATAAAATGGTAACTGAGAAACTCGAGGTTGATGATACCGGAACCCATCAGGAATTGGACAACTTGGAGAAACTAATGAAAGAGGATATCGATGCTTTGGGAAATGTTGACGTCGAAACGATGGACCAGGTGTCCAACGACACTTCTGGGAGTAATGAGTTTAATTTTCGTGATATGAGAAGCACATCAGATAATGTTCATCAGAACGATTCACTCAGTTCTGCGTCTTTCCCTATTCCTGAGTCCCCTATTTTGTCCGAGAGATCAAATTCCAGGATCCCACTCAGTCCTTTGTCATCTCCAGTTTTTGCATTGACATCTTGGTTGGGTGGTGGCAGCCGCAATGATTCAAAATTCAAGTCAACTTCTACTCCATCAATGGAGTCCTTTATGTCTGTGAATGAAATGGATTCTTCTTCAGACTTAACATCTAATACTCAGCCTCAAAATGCCTCACACACATTGTTCTCAATAAGTTCAAAGCTACTTCTTGAAGTGGATGATTCTGGCTATGGAGGCGGCCCATGTTCTGCTGGTGCTACTGCGGTTTTAGACTTAATGGCTGAAGTTCTTTCTGATTTTTTGACTGAGCAGATGAAAGCCGCGTCAGTAATAGAGACTATTTTGGAAAGTGTACCTCTGTATGCTGATTCTGATTCTGTATTAGTTTTTCAGGGATTATGCCTTACTAGATTGATGAATTTTCTTGAAAGGCGTCTGTTACGTGATGATGAGGAAAATGAGAAGAAGTTGGATAAGAGCCGTTGGTCCCTTAACTTAGACTCACTTTCCTGGATGATAGTGGATCGTGTATACATGGGAGCTTTTTCTCGGCCTGCTGGCGTATTGAAGACTCTTGAATTTTTGTTGTCAATGCTGCAGTTGGCAAATAAGGATGGTCGAATTGAAGAAGCAATTCCTGCCGGTAAAGGTCTCCTTTCTATTGGGAGAGGAAATAGACAACTTGATACTTACATACACGCACTCTTCAAGAATGTGAATCGTATGATACTGTTTTGTTTCCTACCATCTTTCTTGGTTACCATCGGGGAGAATGATCTTTTTTCACGGTTAGGTTTGCAGAATGAACAGAAGAAAAGATTTTTATTTTACCCTTCACTGGAAGATGGAGGGATTGATATTTTCACAGTTTTACAGTTGCTGATCGCCCATAGAAGAATAGTATTTTGTCCCAGTAATCTTGATACTGATCTGAATTGCTGCCTTTGTATAAATTTGATATCTCTTCTTTATGATCATAGACAAAATGCGAAGAATGCAGCGGTTGATATTCTCAAGTATCTACTGGTTCATCGTAGAGTTGCCCTTGAAGAGTTTTTGGTCTCTAAACCAAATCAAGGGCCATCTTTGGATGTTCTGCATGGTGGATTTGATAAACTTTTGACTGAAAAATTATCGGCATTTTTTGATTGGCTCAAGAGTTCTGAGTCCACTGTCAATAAAGTGTTGGAACATTGTGCTATCATTATGTGGGTGCAGTACATTGCAGGGTCTGCAAAGTTTCCTGGAGTGAGGATAAAGGGCATGGACAGTCGGCGTAAGAGAGAAATGGGAAGAAAAATAAAGGACATCTCAAAATTAGAACAAAAACATTGGGAGCAGGTGACTGAAAGGAGAATTGCGCTTGAATTGGTACGCGACGCTATGGCTACTGAATTACGAGTTATCCGCCAGGATAAGTATGGATGGGTCCTTCATGCTGAAAGTGAGTGGCAAAGTAATCTCCAACAGCTTGTACACGAGCGGGGAATATTTCCGTATAGTAAGTCATCCATGGAGGGAGAGGAGCTTGAATGGCAGCTGTGTCCCATTGAAGGTCCTTACAGAATGCGCAAAAAACTTCATCGTAGTAAATTAAAGATAAATACTATCCAGAACGTGCTTAATGGACAGTTTGATTTAGGGGAAGGAGAACTGTCAAAGGAGAAAACTGATGATGAAcaccatggctctgataccgaATCAGATTCCTTCTTTAACCTTCTAGCTGATAAGTCAAAGAATGAATCTTTTGATTCTGAATTGTATGATGAACCAACTCTCAAAGAATCAGACGATGTACGGGATATAGCTTTTACTGGGATTGGATGGAATGATGATCAAGAAAGCAGTATAAATGAAGGAAGTCTTTATTCAGCTCTTGAATTAGGTGTACAGTCCAGTGCTGTATCCACACAAAAAGCAGAAAGTGTTCGAGGGAAGTCTGATTTAGGATCTTCAGCGAGAATCGATGATGCGAGAGGGTCAGATGACAAATCTGGCAAAGATCTAAATGATAATGGTGAATACTTGATCAGACCTTATTTGGAACCTCTTGAAAGGATTAAGTACAAGTACAATTGTGAGCGAGTTGTCGGCCTTGATAAACATGATGGTATATTTTTGATTGGAGAACTATCTCTTTATGTCATTgagaatttttatattgatGAATCTGGGTGCATATGTGAGAAAGAGAGTGAAGATGATATATCTGTCATTGATCAGGCTTTGGGCGTAAAGAAAGATTTGTCTTGTAGTATGGATTCCCATTCCAAGTCGACTTCATCGTGGGATGCTACAGTAAAGGCATTTACTGGGGGTAGAGCATGGGCTTACAATGGCGGTGCCTGGGGAAAAGAAAAAGTATGCACCAGTGGTAATGTCCCTCATCATTGGCGTATGTGGAAGCTTGACAGTGTCCATGAGCTTTTGAAGCGTGACTATCAGCTTCGACCAGTTGCTATTGAGATTTTCAGCATGGATGGTTGCAACGATTTACTGGTTTTTCACAAGAAAGAGAGAGAAGAAGTTTTTAGAAACTTGGTGGCCATGAATCTACCCAGAAACAGCAT TTTGGATGCAACAATATCAGGCTCAACAAAACAGGAAAACAATGAAGGCAGCCGTTTGTTTAAGGTTATGGCAAAATCCTTTTCCAAGAGGTGGCAAAATGGAGAAATTAGCAATTTTCAGTATATTATGCATCTCAACACTCTGGCAGGTCGAGGATACAGTGATCTCACACAGTATCCAGTGTTTCCTTGGGTCCTGGCAGATTATGAGAGTGAGAAATTGAATTTGTTAAATCCAAAAACGTTCCGTAAACTTGAGAGACCCATGGGTTGTCAAACATTGGAAGGCGAAGAAGAGTTTAGGAAGAG ATATGAGACCTGGGATGATCCAGAGGTTCCCAAATTTCATTATGGTTCTCATTATTCCAGTGCTGGGATTGTTCTCTTCTACCTATTACGTCTGCCACCATTTAGTATCGAGAATCAAAAGCTTCAGGGAGGACAGTTTGACCATGCTGATCGACTTTTCAACAGCATACGAGAAACCTGGTTGAGTGCTGCCGGGAAAAGCAACACATCAGATGTCAAGGAACTCGTTCCGGAGTTTTTCTACATGCCAGAATTCTTGCAAAATAAGTTCAATCTTGACTTGGGAGAAAAACAATCAGGAGAGAAG GTTGGTGATGTTGTCTTGCCTCCATGGGCCAACGGCAGCACTTTCGAGTTCATTAGGAAGCACAGAGAAGCACTGGAATCTGATTATGTTTCTGAGAATCTGCACCACTGGATAGACCTCATCTTTGGGTATAAACAGAGAGGAAAG GCAGCTGAGGCAGCTGTTAATGTTTTCTACCACTATACCTACGAAGGAAGTGTTGACATTGATTCAGTAACAGATCCTGCCATGAAAGCATCAATTCTAGCTCAAATTAATCATTTTGGACAGACTCCAAAACAACTTTTCTTGAAGCCTCATGTTAAAAGACGGACTGATAGAAAGCTTGTTCCTCATCCACTGAAACATTCGACACTTCTTGTTCCTCATGAAATTCGTAAGAGCTCGTCTTCTATATCTCAAATTGTGACTTTTGGTGATAAAATTCTTGTTGCTGGTGCAAATAGCTTGCTTAAACCTAGAACATATACCAAGTACGTTGCCTGGGGTTTTCCCGATCGTAGTTTCCGATTTATGAGTTATGACCAAGATAAGCTTCTTTCTACTCATGAAAATCTTCATGGAGGCAATCAAATCCAGTGCGTCAGTGCGAGCCTTGATGGCCAAGTTTTGGTTACTGGGGCAGATGATGGTTTGGTTTGCGTTTGGAGAATCGAAAAAGATGGACCTCGTGTAATTCGTCACTTGCAGTTGGAGAAGGCACTTTGTGGTCACACTGGTAAAATCACCTGCATTCGTGTTAGCCAGCCCTACATGATGGTAGTTAGTGGGTCAGATGATTGCACAATAATATTATGGGATCTTAGCTCGTTGGTTTTTGTCAGGCAACTTCCGGAGTTTCCTTCACCCATTTCAGCAGTGTATGTGAATGACCTGACTGGTGAAATTGTGACTGCAGCGGGTGTCGTGCTTGCTGTTTGGTCAATTAATGGTGACTGCCTTGCAGTTGTGAACACGTCACAACTTCCATCAGATTTCATTGTATCTGTTGCTGGCTGCAACTTCTCTGATTGGCAGGACACTAACTGGTTCGTCTCAGGTCACCAAAGTGGAGCTGTCAAAGTGTGGAAAATGGTTCACACCTCAAGCGAGGAGTCTTCCCAAAGCAAACCATCTAGTAATCCAACGGGAGGGCTTCGTCTTGGAGATAAAGTACCCGAGTACAGATTGATTCTGCATAAGATACTGAAGTCCCACAAGTTTCCAGTTACTGCCCTTCATATATCTAATGACCTTAAACAGTTTTTGAGTGGAGATTCTGGTGGCCACCTTTTTTCGTGGATATTACCGGATGAGAACTTGAGATCTTCCATGAACCAGGGGTGA